A genomic region of Mycobacterium senriense contains the following coding sequences:
- the fdxA gene encoding ferredoxin — MTYTIAEPCVDIKDKACIEECPVDCIYEGARMLYIHPDECVDCGACEPVCPVEAIYYEDDVPDQWSQYTQINADFFAELGSPGGAAKVGMTENDPQVVKDLPPQGEGD; from the coding sequence GTGACGTACACGATCGCCGAACCCTGTGTCGACATCAAGGACAAAGCCTGTATCGAGGAGTGCCCGGTCGACTGCATCTATGAAGGCGCTCGGATGCTCTACATCCACCCCGACGAATGCGTCGACTGCGGGGCGTGCGAGCCGGTCTGCCCCGTCGAGGCGATCTACTACGAAGACGATGTGCCGGACCAGTGGAGCCAGTACACGCAGATCAACGCCGACTTCTTCGCCGAGCTGGGATCGCCCGGTGGCGCGGCCAAGGTCGGCATGACCGAGAACGACCCGCAAGTGGTCAAGGATCTGCCACCGCAGGGCGAAGGCGACTGA
- a CDS encoding bifunctional FO biosynthesis protein CofGH, producing the protein MLGRTDEIRSSGSYTKVLLTPGEEPTALPNPVVPTKASTEVSASALRRVLRRARDGVALNIDEAAVAMTARGADLADLCASAARVRDAGLESAGRRGPAGGLPITYSRKVFIPVTHLCRDSCHYCTFVTVPGKLRAQGAGMYLEPDEILDIARRGAELGCKEALFTLGDRPEDRWPEAREWLEARGYDSTLSYVRAMAIRVLEETGLLPHLNPGVMSWSEMARLKPVAPSMGMMLETTSRRLFETKGLAHYGSPDKDPAVRLRTLTDAGRLSIPFTTGLLVGIGETLAERADTLHAIRKSHKEFGHVQEVIVQNFRAKEHTAMAAVPDAGIEDYLATVAVARLVLGPGMRIQAPPNLVSRDECLALVGAGVDDWGGVSPLTPDHVNPERPWPALDELAAVTAEAGYELVQRLTAQPKYVQAGSAWIDPRVQGHVTALADPATGLARDVNPVGMPWQEPDDVGSSGRVDLNAAIDSEGRNTETRSDIDSAFGDWESIRAHVHELAAQGAKAPERLDTDVLAALRSAERDPAGCSDSEYFSLATADGPALEAVAALADTLRRETVGDDVTFVVNRNINFTNICYTGCRFCAFAQRKGDADAYSLSTDEVADRAWEAHVAGATEVCMQGGIDPELPITGYADLVRAVKARVPSMHVHAFSPMEIANGVTKSGLSIREWLISLREAGLDTIPGTAAEILDDEVRWVLTKGKLPTSLWIEIVSTAHEVGLRSSSTMMYGHVDSPRHWVGHLNVLRDIQDRTGGFTEFVPLPFVHQSSPLYLAGASRPGPTHRDNRAVHALARIMLHGRISQIQTSWVKLGVERTQVMLNGGANDLGGTLMEETISRMAGSEFGSAKTVAELIAIAEGIGRPGRQRTTDYTTLAA; encoded by the coding sequence ATGTTGGGACGCACGGATGAAATTCGATCGTCGGGAAGTTACACCAAAGTGCTCTTGACTCCGGGCGAGGAGCCTACCGCTTTGCCTAACCCTGTGGTTCCGACCAAGGCCTCCACCGAGGTCAGTGCCTCCGCGCTGCGACGGGTATTGCGACGGGCTCGAGATGGTGTGGCGCTGAACATCGACGAGGCCGCGGTCGCGATGACCGCGCGTGGCGCGGATCTCGCAGATTTGTGCGCGAGCGCGGCGCGGGTGCGCGACGCGGGCCTGGAGTCGGCCGGACGCCGCGGCCCGGCCGGTGGACTGCCGATCACCTACTCGCGCAAGGTTTTCATACCGGTCACCCACCTGTGCCGGGACAGCTGCCATTACTGCACCTTCGTCACCGTCCCGGGCAAGCTGCGCGCCCAGGGCGCCGGAATGTACCTGGAGCCCGACGAGATTCTCGACATCGCCCGTCGCGGCGCCGAACTGGGTTGCAAGGAAGCATTATTCACGCTCGGTGATCGGCCCGAGGATCGCTGGCCGGAGGCGCGCGAGTGGCTGGAGGCGCGTGGCTACGACTCCACGTTGTCCTACGTGCGCGCGATGGCGATCCGGGTGCTCGAGGAAACCGGCCTGCTGCCGCACCTGAACCCCGGCGTGATGAGCTGGTCGGAGATGGCGCGGCTCAAGCCGGTGGCGCCGTCGATGGGCATGATGCTCGAGACGACGTCGCGGCGGCTGTTTGAAACGAAAGGCCTTGCGCACTATGGCAGCCCGGACAAGGACCCGGCCGTCCGCCTGCGCACTCTGACCGACGCGGGCCGGTTGTCGATTCCGTTCACCACCGGCCTGCTGGTCGGCATCGGCGAGACCCTCGCCGAGCGGGCCGATACCTTGCACGCGATTCGCAAGTCGCACAAGGAGTTCGGTCACGTACAGGAAGTGATCGTGCAGAACTTTCGGGCCAAGGAGCACACCGCGATGGCCGCCGTCCCCGACGCCGGCATCGAGGACTACCTGGCGACCGTGGCGGTGGCGCGGTTGGTGCTCGGCCCCGGGATGCGCATTCAGGCGCCGCCCAACCTGGTATCCCGCGACGAGTGCCTGGCGCTGGTCGGCGCCGGAGTCGACGACTGGGGCGGTGTTTCGCCGTTGACGCCCGACCACGTCAACCCGGAGCGGCCCTGGCCGGCCCTGGACGAACTGGCCGCCGTCACCGCCGAGGCCGGCTATGAGCTGGTTCAGCGGCTGACCGCGCAGCCCAAATACGTGCAGGCGGGCTCGGCCTGGATCGACCCGCGCGTGCAGGGACACGTGACGGCGCTGGCCGATCCGGCGACCGGTCTGGCTCGCGACGTCAACCCGGTGGGGATGCCCTGGCAGGAGCCCGACGACGTCGGCTCCTCGGGCCGGGTCGACCTCAACGCGGCGATCGACAGCGAGGGCCGCAACACCGAAACCCGCAGCGATATCGACAGCGCCTTCGGCGACTGGGAATCGATCCGTGCCCACGTGCACGAACTGGCCGCGCAGGGCGCCAAAGCGCCAGAACGCCTAGACACCGACGTGCTCGCGGCGCTTCGCTCCGCCGAGCGCGATCCCGCCGGCTGCTCCGACAGCGAATACTTCTCGCTGGCGACCGCCGACGGCCCGGCGCTGGAAGCCGTTGCCGCCCTTGCGGACACGCTGCGTCGCGAGACCGTCGGCGATGACGTGACCTTCGTGGTGAACCGCAACATCAACTTCACCAACATCTGCTACACCGGGTGCCGGTTCTGTGCGTTCGCGCAGCGCAAGGGCGACGCCGACGCGTACTCGCTGTCCACCGACGAGGTCGCCGACCGCGCCTGGGAGGCGCACGTCGCAGGCGCCACCGAGGTGTGCATGCAGGGCGGCATCGACCCCGAGCTGCCCATCACCGGCTACGCCGACCTGGTCCGGGCGGTCAAAGCGCGGGTGCCGTCGATGCACGTGCACGCGTTTTCACCGATGGAGATCGCCAACGGTGTGACCAAGAGCGGGTTGAGCATTCGTGAGTGGCTGATCAGCCTGCGCGAGGCGGGCCTGGACACCATCCCGGGCACCGCCGCCGAGATCCTGGACGACGAGGTGCGCTGGGTGCTGACCAAGGGCAAGTTGCCGACGTCGCTGTGGATCGAAATCGTCAGCACCGCACACGAGGTGGGGCTGCGCTCGTCGTCGACCATGATGTACGGCCACGTCGACAGCCCGCGGCACTGGGTCGGCCACCTCAACGTGCTGCGCGACATCCAGGACCGCACCGGCGGTTTCACCGAATTCGTGCCGTTGCCGTTCGTCCATCAGAGCTCGCCGCTGTATCTGGCCGGGGCGTCGCGTCCCGGGCCCACCCATCGCGACAACCGGGCGGTGCACGCGCTGGCTCGAATCATGTTGCACGGCCGCATATCTCAGATTCAGACCAGCTGGGTCAAGCTCGGTGTCGAGCGCACGCAGGTGATGCTGAACGGCGGCGCCAACGACCTGGGCGGCACCTTGATGGAGGAGACCATCTCCCGAATGGCCGGTTCGGAATTCGGCTCGGCCAAGACGGTGGCCGAGCTGATCGCGATCGCCGAGGGCATCGGCCGACCGGGGCGGCAACGCACCACCGACTACACGACCCTGGCCGCGTAG
- a CDS encoding hemophore-related protein: MRLSLSKLGVAVGSAAVALTAAAGVASADPSDAIINTTCNYGQVIAALNATDPAAAQQLNSSPVAQSYIRNFLAAPPPKRQQMAQQIQAMPSAQKYYDDINQVAVTCNNY, translated from the coding sequence ATGAGGCTGTCGTTGAGCAAATTGGGCGTTGCGGTTGGCAGCGCGGCGGTGGCGTTGACGGCCGCGGCCGGGGTCGCATCGGCTGACCCGTCGGACGCGATCATCAACACCACCTGCAACTACGGGCAGGTCATCGCGGCGCTGAACGCGACCGACCCGGCTGCTGCCCAGCAGCTGAACTCGTCGCCGGTCGCGCAGTCCTACATCCGCAACTTCCTGGCGGCGCCGCCGCCGAAGCGTCAGCAGATGGCCCAGCAGATCCAGGCGATGCCGTCGGCGCAGAAGTACTACGACGACATCAACCAGGTCGCGGTCACCTGTAACAACTACTGA
- a CDS encoding maleylpyruvate isomerase N-terminal domain-containing protein, producing MKRPIDDDRFPEWAPFLDAVRRHGPDAGTWCEAWTVRDIVVHQAGNAEELARVLGGHLAGEPVATRGFEEREGPLRALNDADLWDALQDRMATLNEVAVAAEGVPADTDVAWTGRTMKVPWFAEHMREELVLHGWDITGDDPAAQARLAEPWMTTHSVLAVGRPLLVKGAKQLDPGERIEARLRADGTEDVVLAADPDQITIGFAEPNGPATLETDAAARVLLLWGRRPADPSRIRSRVGPETLGRVRRLLGGY from the coding sequence GTGAAGCGACCAATCGACGACGACCGATTTCCAGAGTGGGCGCCCTTCCTGGATGCGGTGCGCAGGCACGGACCCGACGCCGGCACCTGGTGTGAAGCCTGGACCGTGCGCGACATCGTCGTCCATCAGGCGGGAAACGCCGAAGAACTCGCACGGGTACTCGGCGGCCATCTGGCGGGTGAGCCCGTCGCCACCCGCGGTTTCGAGGAACGCGAGGGCCCGTTGCGCGCCCTGAACGACGCGGATCTGTGGGACGCGCTGCAGGACCGGATGGCCACCCTCAACGAGGTCGCGGTGGCGGCCGAAGGAGTGCCCGCCGACACCGATGTCGCCTGGACGGGCCGCACCATGAAGGTGCCGTGGTTCGCCGAGCACATGCGTGAGGAGCTCGTCCTGCACGGCTGGGACATCACCGGGGACGACCCGGCCGCCCAGGCCCGGCTGGCCGAGCCCTGGATGACCACGCACAGCGTCCTCGCGGTCGGCCGACCGCTGCTGGTGAAGGGGGCCAAGCAGCTGGACCCGGGCGAGCGCATCGAGGCCCGCCTGCGAGCCGACGGCACCGAGGACGTCGTCCTGGCCGCTGATCCCGATCAGATCACCATCGGCTTTGCCGAACCGAACGGCCCGGCCACTCTGGAAACCGACGCGGCCGCGCGCGTGCTGCTGCTGTGGGGCCGGAGGCCCGCCGATCCGTCACGCATTCGCAGCCGCGTCGGGCCGGAAACCCTGGGCCGGGTACGCCGCCTGCTCGGCGGTTACTGA